One Pongo abelii isolate AG06213 chromosome 12, NHGRI_mPonAbe1-v2.0_pri, whole genome shotgun sequence DNA segment encodes these proteins:
- the LOC129057488 gene encoding putative upstream-binding factor 1-like protein 6, with the protein MALPRSQSHWSNADVLRLLECMENNLPSDDNGTFSSTQSHMDWGKVAFKNFSGEMCRLKWLEISCSLRKFSTLKELVLEAKKCVKNTNESQKGRNHPDFPKRPLTAYIRFFKENWPQYSQMYPGMRSQELTKILSEKYKELPEQMKQKYIQDFQKEKQEFEEKLARFREEHPDLDQKGKKSDISKRVQTKVQKKVQKNIEEVRSLQKTDRFFKKVKFHGEPQKPPMNGYHKFHQDSWSSKELQHLSLRERMVEIGRRWQRIPQSQKDHYKSQAEELQKQYKVKLDLWLKTLSPEDYAAYKESTYAKGKNMLMTGGPQSSSAKGLQEGFGEGQGLQAAGADASQTIWVNCHVSMEPEENRKKDGEEEESSTSLDCSSGEEMEVDV; encoded by the coding sequence ATGGCTTTGCCTAGAAGCCAAAGCCATTGGTCCAATGCAGACGTCTTGAGGTTACTGGAATGCATGGAGAATAATCTCCCATCTGATGACAACGGCACGTTCAGCTCAACTCAGTCACACATGGACTGGGGAAAAgtagcttttaaaaacttttctggtGAAATGTGCAGACTCAAATGGTTAGAGATTTCTTGCAGCTTGAGAAAATTCAGCACTTTGAAAGAATTAGTCCTGGAAGCTAAGAAATGTGTTAAAAATACAAACGAAAGCCAAAAAGGCAGGAACCATCCAGACTTTCCAAAGAGGCCCCTTACTGCTTATATCcgcttcttcaaggagaattgGCCCCAGTACTCCCAAATGTACCCTGGGATGAGAAGCCAGGAACTGACCAAAATCCTGTCAGAGAAATACAAGGAGCTCCCAGAGCAGATGAAACAGAAATATATTCAGGATTTCCAGAAGGAAAAGCAAGAATTTGAGGAAAAACTTGCTCGATTCAGGGAAGAACACCCTGACTTAGACCAGAAGGGCAAGAAATCTGATATCTCCAAGAGGGTTCAAACCAAAGTGCAAAAGAAGGTTCAGAAAAATATTGAAGAAGTGAGGTCTCTTCAAAAAACAGATCGATTTTTCAAGAAGGTAAAATTTCATGGAGAGCCTCAGAAACCCCCCATGAATGGATACCACAAGTTTCACCAAGATTCCTGGTCAAGTAAGGAGCTGCAACATTTGTCCCTGAGGGAGCGCATGGTAGAGATTGGCAGACGCTGGCAGCGCATCCCTCAGAGCCAGAAGGATCATTATAAGAGCCAGGCTGAGGAGCTGCAGAAGCAATACAAAGTGAAATTGGATCTCTGGCTCAAGACTTTGTCACCTGAAGATTATGCTGCATACAAAGAATCGACCTATGCTAAGGGTAAGAATATGTTGATGACAGGAGGTCCGCAGTCCTCATCAGCAAAGGGTCTGCAAGAAGGGtttggggaggggcaggggctcCAGGCTGCAGGAGCAGATGCATCACAGACTATTTGGGTAAACTGCCATGTCTCCATGGAACCAGAAGAGAACAGGAAGAAAGATGGCGAAGAGGAAGAAAGCAGTACCTCTTTAGACTGCAGTAGTGGAGAAGAAATGGAAGTTGATGTCTGA